One Salvelinus namaycush isolate Seneca chromosome 4, SaNama_1.0, whole genome shotgun sequence genomic window carries:
- the LOC120046305 gene encoding V-type proton ATPase 116 kDa subunit a1-like isoform X8: MGELFRSEEMTLAQLFLQSEAAYCCVSELGELGMVQFRDLNPDVNVFQRKFVNEVRRCEEMDRKLRFVEKEIKKANIPTVDTGENPEVPFPRDMIDLEATFEKLENELKEINTNQEALKKNFLELTELKHILRRTQQFFDEMEDPALMEESSALMEGNEGGRGAPLRLGFVAGVISRERIPTFERMLWRVCRGNVFLRQAEIEDPLEDPATGDQVHKSVFIIFFQGDQLKNRVKKICEGFRASLYPCPETPQERKEMAAGVNTRIDDLQMVLNQTEDHRQRVLQAAAKTMRVWFIKVRKMKAIYHTLNLCNIDVTQKCLIAEVWCPVSDLDSIQFALRRGTERSGSTVPSILNRMTTKQTPPTFNKTNKFTSGFQNIVDAYGIGNYREINPAPYTIITFPFLFAVMFGDMGHGVLMTCAALYLVIRESRILSQKTDNEMFNMVFAGRYIILLMGIFSVYTGIIYNDCFSKSLNMFGSGWSVRPMFSPKGANWTFETLNENKVLQLDPAVPGVFNGPYPLGIDPIWNIATNKLTFLNSFKMKMSVILGVIHMMFGVSLSLFNHLYFKKPLNIFLGFIPEIVFMASLFGYLIILVFYKWTAYDAFTSKDAPSLLIAFINMCLFNYGDVTNKPLYRGQMGIQIVLVLIALACVPCMLIVKTMVLRRQHLWKKHLFDFGDVAVHQAIHTIEYCLGCISNTASYLRLWALSLAHAQLSEVLWTMVMHLGLSSRSGGGFFGLSIIFAAFAMLTVCILLIMEGLSAFLHALRLHWVEFQNKFYTGQGFKFVPFSFESILEGRFDE, translated from the exons ATGGGGGAACTGTTCAGGAGCGAGGAGATGACGCTTGCCCAGCTCTTCCTCCAGTCTGAGGCAGCCTATTGCTGTGTCAGCGAGCTGGGAGAACTGGGAATGGTTCAGTTCCGCGAT CTCAATCCAGACGTGAATGTGTTCCAGAGGAAGTTTGTGAATGAAGTGAGGAGGTGTGAGGAGATGGACAGGAAACTAA GGTTTGTCGAGAAGGAGATTAAAAAAGCCAACATCCCAACTGTGGATACAGGAGAGAACCCCGAAGTCCCCTTCCCTAGGGATATGATTGACCTGGAG GCCACGTTTGAGAAGCTGGAGAACGAGCTGAAGGAGATCAACACCAACCAGGAAGCCCTGAAGAAGAACTTCCTGGAGCTGACTGAGCTCAAGCACATCCTGCGACGTACCCAGCAGTTCTTTGATGAG ATGGAGGACCCAGCCCTGATGGAAGAATCGTCAGCCCTAATGGAGGGTAACGAGGGGGGCCGGGGAGCACCGCTCCGACtggg GTTTGTTGCTGGGGTGATCAGCCGGGAGAGGATCCCTACCTTTGAGAGGATGCTGTGGAGAGTGTGCCGCGGCAACGTCTTTTTACGTCAGGCAGAAATCGAGGACCCCCTGGAGGACCCCGCCACG GGCGACCAAGTCCACAAGTCAGTCTTCATCATCTTTTTCCAAGGCGATCAGCTGAAGAACAGAGTCAAGAAGATATGTGAGGG GTTCCGGGCCTCCCTCTACCCCTGCCCCGAGACTCCCCAGGAAAGGAAGGAGATGGCTGCTGGGGTCAACACCCGTATTGACGACCTCCAGATG GTGCTGAACCAGACAGAGGACCACAGACAGAGGGTGCTCCAGGCTGCAGCCAAGACCATGAGGGTGTGGTTCATCAAGGTGAGGAAGATGAAGGCCATTTACCACACGCTGAACCTGTGCAACATCGACGTCACCCAGAAGTGCCTGATCGCCGAGGTGTGGTGCCCTGTATCCGACCTGGACTCCATCCAGTTCGCCCTGCGCCGAGGAACG GAGAGGAGTGGCTCCACAGTGCCCTCCATTCTCAACAGGATGACCACCAAGCAGACTCCGCCCACCTTCAACAAGACCAATAAGTTCACCTCTGGATTCCAGAACATCGTGGATGCCTACGGGATCGGAAATTACCGGGAGATCAACCCAG CACCGTACACCATCATCACTTTCCCTTTCCTGTTTGCGGTCATGTTCGGGGACATGGGTCACGGTGTGCTGATGACCTGCGCCGCTCTCTACCTGGTCATCCGAGAGAGCCGCATCCTCTCCCAGAAGACTGACAACGAG ATGTTCAACATGGTATTCGCTGGACGCTACATCATCCTGCTGATGGGAATCTTCTCTGTCTACACCGGTATCATCTACAACGATTGCTTTTCCAAATCCCTCAACATGTTTGGCTCCGGTTGGAGTGTCCGGCCCATGTTCAGCCCCAAGGGAGCCAACTGGAC GTTTGAAACTCTCAATGAAAATAAGGTGCTGCAGTTGGACCCAGCCGTGCCAGGTGTCTTCAATGGCCCCTATCCACTGGGTATAGACCCG ATCTGGAACATTGCCACCAACAAGTTGACCTTCCTTAACTCCTTCAAGATGAAGATGTCTGTGATCCTGGGAGTGATCCACATGATGTTTGGCGTCTCTCTCAGCCTGTTCAACCACCT GTACTTCAAGAAGCCCCTGAACATCTTCCTGGGTTTCATCCCTGAGATTGTCTTCATGGCCAGCCTGTTCGGCTACCTCATCATCCTGGTCTTCTACAAGTGGACGGCCTACGACGCTTTCACCTCCAAGGACGCGCCCAGCCTCCTCATTGCCTTCATCAACATGTGTCTCTTCAACTACGGCGACGTCACCAATAAGCCTCTCTACCGGGGACAG ATGGGGATCCAGATTGTTTTGGTGCTGATTGCCCTTGCATGTGTTCCCTGTATGCTGATAGTGAAAACTATGGTGCTTCGGCGCCAGCACCTGTGGAAAAAGCACCTG TTTGACTTTGGAGACGTGGCAGTCCACCAGGCCATCCACACCATAGAATACTGCCTGGGCTGCATCTCCAACACTGCCTCCTACCTGCGACTCTGGGCCCTCAGTCTGGCCCATGCAC aGCTGTCGGAGGTGCTTTGGACCATGGTGATGCACCTGGGCCTATCCTCCAGGAGCGGTGGCGGCTTCTTTGGCCTGTCAATCATCTTCGCGGCTTTCGCCATGCTCACCGTGTGCATCCTGCTCATCATGGAAGGCCTGTCCGCCTTCCTGCATGCGCTCCGTCTCCACTG GGTGGAGTTCCAGAATAAGTTCTACACGGGGCAGGGCTTCAAGTTCGTCCCCTTCTCCTTCGAGAGCATCCTGGAGGGGCGATTTGACGAGTAA